In Hippoglossus hippoglossus isolate fHipHip1 chromosome 15, fHipHip1.pri, whole genome shotgun sequence, the genomic stretch GCCTGCTCGCGAGGCTTTGAACGTCACTTTACAAAACTCTTACTGGATTAACCGACACACGCTTCGAAGCCTCGACACAGAAGGACACATCACTACTTTTTAGGATTGTATTGTGTTTAAAATAGTAATACAGGTTGTTGCAGATAGCTTTTTTCTTAAAGTTGAATATATCTGAAATCTCCTGGAACACCATGGCCATGAACTCAGTGTTCGAGGACAAGTCTGGACATATTCCAGGACTTGTCCCAGCTGATCACCACCATGTAACGTGCCTCTCTCCTGTTTCTTTACATTTGACCAATTCCTCCTGCTTAAAGATATCGATTAGTTCACTTTAAATGTCTATtgatgtgctttttttttcttataacaCATGAAGTAGCATGTATATTAGTGCTGTCTAAGCAGTTAGTCACTTTGTGTGGCTCTCAGTCACTACCTAGTCACAGAAGTGCAAAGACTCATTCACACAGAttgcctctctttgtgtcttttagCAAATCAATAGCCTGTTGTCTGACTTCTCTGCAGCCTGACAGCTGTTGTCTctgtcccttctctctctctgtctcttagGCTGAAGAGGGAAACATAGAGTACAAGGTAAGCACATTAGCTGTTGCGTTATGTTCAAAATACATTAATGTGTCCCTCAAAGGGAGCTAGCAGCTTCATAAAACATTCCACCAATGAACAGATCTTAGGTCAGCCTCTTCGTGACAAGGGTGTGGATGTTGTCGTCATAATACATCATATCATTATTACAATAAGATTCCAGCAATATGTAGATCATATGTCATAATATATGGGTGTGGTGTCAGGTGATCtatgtcgtgttcttttatccttaggtatgagaagAGTCGGTCTTGGTttggttcaaaaagtatttatttagaagcaatgaaaagctacaacatagctatgggcactcaacgtacagcCCCGGCCGTCTAACCGCACGGGGTAGTctagagtcgccccgaacggacggcgggtgcaatatttataatagtaggtagaacttcattggtcaataacgagggggagtcaccgtggctagtgcacaggctggtcccagcctctaggcactggaatccgccaatgatgaggagccgctcccagtttcgccCCTCCTCTGACCGttgctgggcaaatcttcacatttctgacagtttggtttggtgttttaaaacaagccttgaatcggctgacggcttgtgagtcttcagtatggcatgcgcctttcctatctgtccttcagaccctagtggcagctgctcaCAGTttcttaagaaaacagtgcattcatgtatgtgtgatgtttgaataaagctaatggagtttaggctgtaatatagtaagttaggtatgagaacaagttaaattacagtgtattgtatgccacagatgtacagtcttctcaaacaggcattatcagacaggtgcaagactgaactgctatgtgacgcacacacacacacaccaaccaacttcaagattaaaaccagccagcaacggctactaacaGTCACtctgtgaaggccacacattctcccacatattcagcccaaactgcccctgcccccacccctgtctaacctactgcatttgtttagagtttagtttcattgccatcttcacagacacacacacaaagaaaaacatagattttagtcttaacatcTACCATGGAAATCCAACACCCTGGTGGATTAGCGAGAGCATTTTTAGTATCCTGACAACTGCTTCCCTCACCACATCAACAAAAACCTTTAAAATGCTAGTTATTTGCACCTTGGCTATTTAACCACTGACTTGACCCATTTCACCATGTTAATATATAACTTAAGCACTGATGACTAAAGTCTTTCCCTTGTCTAGCTGAAGCTGGTGAACCCAACACAATACTGCTTTGAGCACTTGGCAACACAGATGCAATGGCGACTGCAGGAGGGTCGAGGCGAAGCTGTCTATCAAATAGGTGTTGAGGATAATGGCATGCTGGTGGGGCTATCAGAGGAAGACATGAGGGCATCACTGAATACGCTCCATAGTCTGGCAGAGAAGTAAGTCAAGAAAGTGcattttatttggttttaattttgaCATTACATCTGTTAATCCAGTTATAGAAGGAATTATTTAATTGCTCCCCTTTAACCCTACTAGAGCTAAAggtaaagatatttaaaaatagataaTTGGTCCCTGCCAAGTGGcaatttacataatttaaataCCACACTTTATTTCTGACAGAGTTGGAGCTGACATCACTGTCCTCCGAGAGCAAGAAGTGGACTATGACTCTGATGATCCTCATAAGATAGCGGAAGTTCTCATTCGAAAGGTGCCAGATGACCAGCAGGTCAGTGAAGCTTTTTGTGTTTCGATGATGTTTCGATGTTCTTTTGCtgctgatctgttttttttattattattctcttttttttctcaattatttGTTTCCCTTGGTGCTCTTCAGTTCTTGGACCTGCGGGTAGCTGTGCTGGGTAACGTGGACTCGGGCAAGTCCACTCTGTTGGGTGTGTTGACACAGGGCGAGCTGGACAATGGACGGGGAAGAGTGCGGCTCAACCTCTTCAGACATCTTCATGAGATCCAGACTGGACGGACTTCAAGCATCAGCTTTGAGATCCTGGGCTTCAATAGTAAAGGAGAGGTAAGAAAAAACTCAACACCAAAGAACAACTGATGTGTGATGAGGTTTTTTAGAGTTATAAAGTAATGAAGATGATGCTTCAGATATTATTACTGCTTCTCCTAGGTTGTGAATTACAGTGAATCTAGGACAGCGGAGGAGATTTGTGAGAGTGCTTCTAAAATGATCACATTCATTGATCTGGCTGGTCACCACAAGTACCTGAAAACCACAATTTTTGGCCTCACCAGACTTTGTCCACTTGTCTGAATTTCTCTGTGTGCACTTTATCATGTCACTGACTTGACTATTCAGAAAAGCCAAGTTAGCTAACTGGATCTGTCACAAGGGGACCGGTTGGTAACAGACACTTGCAGGGCCAGTCCGACAGGGAGCCTGTATTTGTGTACAACACAACTCCCTTCTGTAGTAGTGGACTTCACCAAGTCTGGCTTAGCACTTTGCAAACATGTGATATCTGAGCTTATGTAATAGGCCACCCTTCCTACCACAGCCACTTTATCCCTCCTAGTacaaaaatatctcaaataCCTTCCATTTATGTCAGAGTCCTCTGACCCACTAGAGGTAGCTCTGTGCTTTTATTCATGCAGATTTGGTGAACCTGACACCTGCACAAGGGTCAGTAAGTGACTGTGAATGTCAGCAATGCTAACTTTGCAGAAAAAACCTGACTCTTAAGATTCAGCAGAAGTTAAGCCCCAAATACTTGCAGGTTTAATTTATGCACAGGATTGgtgatttctgtcttttctcttttttttatgaagtaCATCAGTATTGGCTGAATTCCACCAAAGTTTTAAGTCTCTTCTCATCCAAAAGTTGTTATGTTTCCTGCAACACATATATCCGGTTTTCTGCAGTTTACAAGGTGAACAAGGTCATTTGGGGACAGGTGTCAGCTCAGTATTTACTGGTAGTTCTAGAGCTGAAGGGGAtgtagaataaaatgaaacaaccTCATCAAGTTCTTCacagcacaaaaacataaatatttcatgtgttATTTGTGTCACAAGCTTTTGATCAATATTTTACCTCAAAATATTTCCCGATACATTTCAGATCttataaaaaacattcagcCTTACTTGAGCATTATATTAGGACAGCTTGCTTTACTAATatgattaatataaaataataataatattaattataataatatttataataaaaaatattagtGCATAATGTGCATTTAGACCTTTCATGATAACAGTGAGTAAGACTGAGTCCAGAAAGCTTGTGCAACACACTGGTACAAAAATAACATGCTGTTAAATTAGAGTTGTCAAACTGGTGGGACTGTCTGTGCCGTGAAAGTAGGAAACATTGGATTTGGCtcgttgtttgtttgtattctAAAAAGGTTattgtcagaagtgggattcgaacccacgcctccagaggagactgcgacctgaacgcagcgccttagaccgctcggccatccTGACATACTGCACTGTGGAGATAACACGTGTTAATAACTTCCAAGAGGGGGGAGGGGCGCTGACAGACAAAAGAAGTGGGGCCCACTGGTAATTCCCTATCGCCCCGGGcgtatttgtttttgctgtgcTTTTAAAAGCAATGACTGTAGATAATACTGCTTTGTTAAGAAATATTTCGCTTAGCTTTCTTTATGTAAATGAGAAGGAGGAATGTGGAGGAAATATGAGCCTTGGAAACAACACTAGTTACTTAGCAGTTCAGCTCACAACACTGCTGGAGTTATCAGGTGAACTAAAAGCAacaactgtaaatatatatatatatgtgtgtgtgtgtctgtgttcgtgttcgtgtgtgtatgtgtgtgtgtgggtgtctacAAACAAATGTGACGTGGAGCCTATGtcctgtgtttgttatttttatacaaTTGGATTTCTTTCCTCACCACTAAAATAAGCTGAATATTTTACAGGGAAATATAAGTGATAACATCTGTAATAGTATTTGGTCATAAAAGGGCATTGATGTGAAATCAAAAGTAAACTCTTACTGcactgcagagggaggagaactgacatcttttcttctttttttaagctACACAAGTTCGGAGTTCCCCTAGAATGGTAGATAATGCCCAacaccacattttaaaaagcgcCCCTTAGTATACTTTCAGTTcgtatgtatttttaatttccgTGCTCGTTGTCATGCAGgcgtttctgtgtttgtgtgcatgtctgctTTGAAAGAGGGCACACTGGGTAAATGGGGTCAAGAATGAGGATCACTTCAGCAACGCTACAGACAGAAAGGGGGGCATAGTGTCTGCAACCCAAGAGCTACAGCTTTAATTATGAAACAGTGTAATGGATCTGTGTAAGGCATAGGCCCTGTCTCAGGTTGTGACGATCCAGAATCGTCTTGTATCAGTATGTTATTTTCTCTGTAATCACCTTCTACGTAAGACGAGGACCGTTTATTTTGATTATGGGGGTATTTTGAGTCTGTCAaccttttaaatgtgtgttatgggtcagtaccatagactgtatggtCACTGCCCTTGAAGTCATCAGTGAGGAGACCTATTTCCAATCTGAGAGATAATGtgcatgtatataaatatgtgtatgtatagCGTATATGATTTTTTGTTTACAAAGAAATATGATCCACCAGGCATGTAAGACTCTGCTGCCTCTGTTTGGGATCGCATGTTTTGGAAAAAGTATTATTCGGCGTTCCTGACACCCGAAGCATTAGTGACATAACTACTATATATGGTTGAATATTCCTGCCCTGCAATCCTATCTACTTTCCCTGCTGCCATAACAATCAGACGTCATGGTAAATTCAAGCTGGTGTTATCAGTTAGCTCACATAGATTCTTGACCCTCAGACTGTCTTTAAGTGCTGGTCAAAGGATAAGAAATGTTATCTTAGGTCACAACAGTCCTCAATTGTAAACGTTTCCTTTATCTTCCTCAGACTCTGTGTCATAGTTTTCAGATGAGGTACTGCCTTAATCATTCCCATAGGTTTAACTCTGTCTGAGGCAATATTGTGTGTATTAATACTGTGTTTTCTGCAATTTTTAGGCAAGTGACTCAATCCCATCCTGCTCATTTAATGCAACTTGCTCTGTATAAGAGCATCGTATTGAACGCATCAATTAAACATTGCACATAAAAGCATTTGTGTGTCACGAtgtacatgaataaaacttttattgtctttatttgttttgttgtcttaaTATCTCCATCATGTCACACATCCAGTGTTTTGTCTATTGACTCACATGTCAGAGGCATCTCTCAATCCACAAaattgagttttaaaaaaaacaaacaatttcttTTCCTGGTAGGGCTCCTCCTTATCTGCTCCCTATCTTATGCAAGACAATGCAAGAGTAATGTAGTCAATAAACTGTCTTTCAGTGCTTGAGCACAATAGTTGTAGCAGAGTGGAACCAAAACAGGACGACAAGGCACTGAGAATATTAACGGTCTCACCAACCCATGGTTTTACATTATGTATGgcattaaattataaaagaatTAGGCAGACACTTTTATATCACAGGCCTTAGAACAAACATGACCTTTAATAAGTCAGTTTCCATTTGTAGTTTGAATTGGGAATGTctacatgaaaaacaatgagttttaaaactgttttgtatttgtttttaacaacCTCAATGTTGGACAGTTCTGCTGGTCTTATTAACAGTAGGActggtgttgtgtgtttaactATGGTTTCCCCTGACAACCACTGAAGAAATGTTTACTTACAGTTATGTTTGGATCCCTGAGTGCACGCCAGCACCATTTGCATTcaaatctatataaatatatatatacacttacAAAACATTTATCTCTTGAGTTCAGTAATATACTAACTAGTGGCCCCTGCTGGTAGGTCAGAATACTACAAGAATCCTAAATATACTCAGGTTGGCAAGATAATTGCTGAAGGTTTTAGCTTACATAGCTCATGAGATAAAGCTTATTAACATCAATCATTCAAGGCACTGTTACATTATGGCTTTCCATCCATTTAAGAGCaaattacataataataataataataactacatTGTAAGCATTtccattattttaattttagttAAAAAAGGCTTTCTACAGTAATGTTCAGttcttcttaaaaaaaaaatccagagtGGCCGTACTTCCACCCTGAGAGCGGGGTTTTTTTGGTTGTGGTCCTGACTGGCCTCTGGTTTTTGTCTTGCCCCGGGCGGACTGGGTCGTGCCGGCTGCTGTCACCCTGAGCggagatgcagaggaagaggaggaagagacagatgaTGAACCCGCAGATGAAGAAGAGAGTGAATTTTGGAGGTCCAGGGCAAAGTGATAATCATTGTGTTCAGGCATTTCCCAGACCAACACGTCCTGGCCACAGCGTTCACAGTTTAAGAGGTCCTCTCTGGCCACACTGGCAGGATGGGGAGTTGAACCAGTGTCCACTTCATCCTTTAACTCTTCACATGGTGTCTGGTGAAATGTAAACTCTGAGATAGTTTTTTCCTGCAGGCCTgacaaaacagcaacagtgtCTTCTAATTCCTCTTTTTTATTGACACTCCCGGGTCCGACTTCTGCTTCAGTGCTGCTCAGTGTCGGTGCTGAGGCCTGGAAGCTTCTCTCAAGACTATTTTTgtggaagaaagaggaaatgcCAGGATGGGGGCTGATCGAACCATTTTTAGGATGAGATGAAAGTGACGAAACCGAGCTATTGGCATCTGTCTCCAACTGACTACTAGTTCCAGATGTTttatgagaggaggaagaacatGGGAGAATTCCTTTGGAGActccatcttcatcctcctcttcttcttctttcatcaccttcagtttttgtttctcaGCCGCCTTTTGAAAGAAGGACTGAATGGTGCCGGGTTGTTTGCATGTCGAGTTATTTTTCAGTTCCGAGGTCGGCTGGGTGGAGGACTGAGTGGTGGAGAAGAGGCTCTGGGTCGAGGTGACATCACTGGAAAGGAAACCAGCGATCCCCCCTGCTGATGGAGCATCACTGAATTTGCTCGCAGAAAGGTGTAGCAGGGTGAGAGCTGGAGTCCTGGAGGACatgatgcaataaaaataagTGTGATAAAACATTCAGGATTCCTTCAACCAGATACTTAATATATTTAACagtattattgttattctaATTACCATGTGGCCTGGtggtttcctgctgtgttcaggCTCTTGATTATGGCAAAGCTGTCACTAGAAATTTTGGTTGCTTCGTAGCGCACTAAAGCACAACAGCGAGAGAAGCTGCTCTGCCTCTTATCCCCGAGCTGACGTACACCAACTGTCAGCAGCTTAGACACTCGACCGTTCTGTAATGTGTTAAGAGAGGAAAAAGCCCCAATATAGAACCAAGAGGTATTTACTGAAAATGACATCAGGGAAACCCAGAAGAAGAAATAATGAATACTGCTGTAATACAGGAAGAAATattacacaaccacacaaagcTTTTTTCTCACCACTTCTCTGTCCTTGGTCAGCCGCTCCTCCAGCTCAAGAGCCAGTTGATGAAGCCAGTACTGTACCTACACACAGGTTATTAATAatcagcatgaaaacaaaaaaaaatacgtTCAGTCTCAGTCGAAATGAGACTATAAAGTTAGATCCAGATCCTGAAGCAGTTAGTTATCCATACTTGCTCTTTCGTGGTCAGTGATGTTTTCCCAGGGAAGTTTTTACTGCAGCCGATTGACTTGGGAAGCTGTCTGGGTTTCACTGCTTCAAACTCAATCCCCCGACACAAGTCATACAACCACTGGCTGCAAAACAGAGACATTTGGTAGTGAATGCAATTGGTAATCAAATCTTTTTTGtacgaaaaaaaaaatcttttttatgGGGCATCATGCAAACTGGGCCCAAAGACTGAGGAGTAAAAAGTAAGTTGGGTAATCCATGTTATTCAATTGTTGTCAATTCCACTTGAAATTCTGATAgtgtttgaaataataaatgcaaagaCTAGGCCAGAGTTATGTTAACCAGTCCTCTCAAGAGACTTTTGACCTTGTTCTGTTCTCATCTCACCCTGTTTTTTCTCCAAAGTGCTGCCCCAGCTGGTCCTGCGAGAAGCGAGTCAGATCTCCCATGTTCTCTATTCCCAGACTTTCTTTAATGGAGGCTCCCAGCTTACCCCCCAGGTTACGACTGCATGGATGAAATACAGCATgttgtaattaaaaaatatctctttttactcttttatGTCAGAATAAttgaaaaatatgtaattaataAAAACTTTACGGCAAAGTAATCCTTTGAACTCACATCTTGCTGATGGGTAAAGAGTTGAAAAGTTCTGTTACAGAGTCCAAAGGCAGAACAGTTTGTCTGTTAGGTTTGTTCAGTCCACAGGCGAGTTTGGCCAGTACCTGTAGAAATAGAACATGTGACGATAGCCAAGATGAATGCAGCTCTTTAAAGTGAACATTTAACGCATTATACACACTTTACATAGGAACTAAACAATAAGATGTTTTCCTACCTTATTGTGTGATATCCCTGCTGAACAGCTGAATCCTGTATGTTTCTCCACAGCTGCTCTCATCTCCTCAACAATGATCGCCCCCACAGTCAGCTGCACTTCTGCAGAGCTCTGCGCCCCTGTCAGGGGAACAGGTAAGGATTCCAGCCACTGCTGGAGACCTCTGGACCTCAGCTCCTCTGAGGAAAAAATATGACATTGTTATGGAGGGATTCATCCTACTAGCGTTTCCTCAATACCGGCTTCCTCTGTCCAGTAGTGAAACAATTATTTGAGTAATCAGTTAGTTTTGGTTATCTATACCTTTATTTAACACAGACTCCTCTTCAGATGCTTCCAGTTCAGGTGAGCTTTGTGGGTACCCCTGGATGTAGGTGGCCCTCAGCAGGTGAGGCTCTATTTGTTTGTCGGCCATGTCTTTCAGCCGCTGCTGGACCGCAGCCGTCAGGTCCATGTAGGCCTCGTCGATGCTGGCTCTCTCAATCACAGCAAAGCGAGACATCACCTCAATCACCTCCACACTCGCATCCCTGTAACTACACCAGGAGTGAGCTATcaaaataacatatttacaaGGCCCGGGGGTGCAGAGGTTATATAGTTCATCACCAGCACTTACTGCGTTAGGTCTGCCTTGCCGTGAGACTCACGCACTCGTGCCACCTGGAGGTCTGGGCACAGTTTCTTTGCGTCGTCCACCCACATGTTCCTGGTGACCCCATGGGCCCTGGCCTCGTAGCTCACAGCTATAATGCTAGTAGGAGATATTTAGTTGAGAACCACATCAACTTCAGTTTATATATCGGAAAAGCATGTTAACAGTAAGTCCAAGTGGTTATCTGTGTGAGGTGGGGTCGGGTAAGTTCCCAACACAGAGACAGCGATTTGAATGGTTCGTGCAACTGAACAGACACAAGCTGAGTGTAGGGTCACCTGTGAAGTGGGTAGTGTCAGTCACTCACTTCATATGTGGCCCTGGAGGCATTTGCGTTACTATCAGGTCGAAACGTGTCACTGCAATGCTGCCAGGTCAAAACGTTGACCGGGAGCAAGTCAGAGGTTTCAGGGAGGCTGTTCAACTCAAACTCCAGAGACCATCTCCGTTCCCTTCTAAGTTAACTGGTTTGCACATTTAATGGATGAAAACATCCAGTAAATGGATCTCGAGCTCGGATTTGTGTGTCTGACTCTTATTTCTGACTGAACTTGAACTTTCCGACGCTCTAGTCATATATTTCCCTCTGTAGCTCCTGTTGGGGCTGGACCAttataacacaaacaaaaatatatcagGATAAAACTTTACAATTGATAAACAACTAACCATTTTACAAATAGGTGGTGGAGAAATTATGAGTTATACCTCTTCAAGCATTATATTCTATTGATTAAAAATAACTATGGATATAGTTTTATCGCCCAGCCTCCTGAGTTCATTTAGAGTCATCATTCCTCACAGCTTCAAACCCCTTTGATTCCATTTCCTCCAGACACTGAGGGACTGTGGCGATTTGCTGAGCAGTGATCTACACATTCAGAGGCTTCAGTTGCATGAACCAGTAAGaaaagtgtctctgtgtcaggAACTCACCCGCCTCCTTTCCACGTCTTGTACTGGGCCACCACACAGGGAGTGTTGTTCAGAGCTGCGTCCAGCCTCTGCTCCACCTGCACGTAGAAACAGTCCATGTCCACTAGCGCCACCACCCGCTCTCTGCCGTGCTCCATCGCCGGAGAGGAGGCTCGCTCAGCGGGAGGGAGACGTAACGAAACACCGGCTCCGGCTGCTCGACTCGCTGGAGTTGAACCGGGCGCCAGAGTTTATTTTTCCCGTCGCTTTGTTTTTGACGCAGTCGACCGAAGTTACATAATGACGTCATCAAATGTCGACGCGGAGGTCGGTCTTTTTTGGAGGACATTGTGGTgaggtcatcatcatcagagcctcggtgaagaaaaacacaacaggtttttatttaaggaaggaaggaaggaaggaaggaagagaaagagaaagaaaggaagaagggagggaggggaagagagagatagaaaaggaggggaggaaggacggagagaggggaggaagaaagaaaggagggagggggaaagagagatacaaaaggagggatggaaggaaggaagaaaggagggagggggagagagagaaaggaaaaaataaataaaaaggagggaggggaagagagagaaagaaaaagaaagaaggagggggtagggaaaggaaggaaggaagaaagcacagatgattttttttccccctcaatCTTCACCATAGAGTGTGATAATTAGGTATAACGACCACTGGGCTCtaatgctgacacacacacacacacacacacacacagaataacacTTCTGATATATCGGCCATATGTTAAATAACTGACACAAATTTCCAAGATGTTCACATCAAACCTTtatgacagaaatgtaattgagactcgatattttacagttcaacctttttattgtaaataactataaataaaaagaaagtgtaAATACAACCAAATTGTAAAACTTTTGTGACAACCCTGGAGTTGTCCTGCTGTGgttgtgcttgtgtctgtgtttcaggctCCTGTAGGCGGAGTCAGACCCTAGTGATCAGCAGGGATGTGGCACACCTGGGCTGACCAATATTGCAGACTGggatctttctctctctccttcaccaggtCTACCTCCACATGGACATCCCAGCTTGGCATTTTCGTGACTCTGGCTTCTATTCACCCACCCACAGAACTGGTTACCATGTCTACCTTTAATTTAGCtttctttgtaaaataaatagtgGCACTGCTGAACTTTGTGACCTTCCTTGTTTCTTGTTGTATAATGtgtaacacttttttttacgtaaaatgtaaacaaaaatccttttttttttttaccatcagTAATGACCAGTATCCACACAAGTGGGTTGACAGATATTGTGGAAAATGTTCGATCCATTGATCCTGTAGAACAACCCCCAGCTCAACAGATAACAGAGGGATCCCATGTACCATGCTCACATAGCCCCAAACCCAACCAGGCCATATTGCTTCAACCAGCAAACAACTGTCATACCTAAGAGGAAGTAGAATTGAA encodes the following:
- the LOC117775605 gene encoding GTP-binding protein 2-like, with the translated sequence MDERVSDLFGSGNGLGSGSSAVASNAKSGNGHGAAGKKASKIKKSKARYTRNFKPSNNIPYLPPEAEEGNIEYKLKLVNPTQYCFEHLATQMQWRLQEGRGEAVYQIGVEDNGMLVGLSEEDMRASLNTLHSLAEKVGADITVLREQEVDYDSDDPHKIAEVLIRKVPDDQQFLDLRVAVLGNVDSGKSTLLGVLTQGELDNGRGRVRLNLFRHLHEIQTGRTSSISFEILGFNSKGEVVNYSESRTAEEICESASKMITFIDLAGHHKYLKTTIFGLTRLCPLV
- the polh gene encoding DNA polymerase eta, whose product is MEHGRERVVALVDMDCFYVQVEQRLDAALNNTPCVVAQYKTWKGGGIIAVSYEARAHGVTRNMWVDDAKKLCPDLQVARVRESHGKADLTHYRDASVEVIEVMSRFAVIERASIDEAYMDLTAAVQQRLKDMADKQIEPHLLRATYIQGYPQSSPELEASEEESVLNKEELRSRGLQQWLESLPVPLTGAQSSAEVQLTVGAIIVEEMRAAVEKHTGFSCSAGISHNKVLAKLACGLNKPNRQTVLPLDSVTELFNSLPISKIRNLGGKLGASIKESLGIENMGDLTRFSQDQLGQHFGEKTGQWLYDLCRGIEFEAVKPRQLPKSIGCSKNFPGKTSLTTKEQVQYWLHQLALELEERLTKDREVNGRVSKLLTVGVRQLGDKRQSSFSRCCALVRYEATKISSDSFAIIKSLNTAGNHQATWTPALTLLHLSASKFSDAPSAGGIAGFLSSDVTSTQSLFSTTQSSTQPTSELKNNSTCKQPGTIQSFFQKAAEKQKLKVMKEEEEEDEDGVSKGILPCSSSSHKTSGTSSQLETDANSSVSSLSSHPKNGSISPHPGISSFFHKNSLERSFQASAPTLSSTEAEVGPGSVNKKEELEDTVAVLSGLQEKTISEFTFHQTPCEELKDEVDTGSTPHPASVAREDLLNCERCGQDVLVWEMPEHNDYHFALDLQNSLSSSSAGSSSVSSSSSSASPLRVTAAGTTQSARGKTKTRGQSGPQPKKPRSQGGSTATLDFFFKKN